In Carassius auratus strain Wakin chromosome 12, ASM336829v1, whole genome shotgun sequence, the sequence AATGGTCTGTGCATATAAGCTGTGATAGAAGAAAGTATAACGGTCATCATCTTTGATTTAATGCTGGTTTCTCAAAACAAATCCAGGTTCCCTCATTACATGACCTCTACCAAGAACCTGCTCGATGGGTTTCAAGAGATGTGAAAGCTTTGCCATCAGTGACACTGTAATGTCCACAATCCAAATAATCTTCATAAAGATGAGCAAGTTACAAACCTGTTTAACATCTCTGGTTTCTGGGCCACTCTCAGGTGTTTGGGTGGCCAACATGGCTCCTTTAGCTTCAGTTCGTCTCACTTCACACACTacaaaacacacagacgagtGACTTACACACAGAGTGTAACACAACTGGAACAGTAACCGATTCGGGTCTGTAACTCACTCAGACTCTGTGTATCTCAAACTTGATAACATACCCATTACATGTTATAATCTAAACTTAAgttgctttaaactttaaatatgaatatttgacTTTAAATCAgagtaaattaatgaaaaaataacttACCGCACTACCACACTGGATATAACACAAATAAAACTAtctacattttttacatattggTAAAAATCAGCAgaatcaaatacacacacacacacacaaaataataataataataatctaaaagtgTAACAGACAAAGTGTGTGTTAGTCACTCTTTAAGTTTGTGCCACATATGAAAACTCAGTAACAGTACAATGGAAAGTTTCAGAACCCCTTCTGTTTGCTCAGCTATTATGTTTTTTACACAAGTAGATGAAATGCTTTTgtgatgttttatattatacatcatCACTTTCTGATTTAAATGATACCAGTTCATGTACGACAATGAATACACTCCCTAAAAATGACCCTATAATAAAAGAGGTTCATAAAAACACAATGAGGAGAAGAAGAACAGTTTGTTTAATATACTGGCAGTCTTTGTTAAGTAGCAAATAGTGGAAGTGATACACACATCCCGGCCAGTTTCACCCAACAGCAGACAGATTCCTAGTCACACCATAAGAAGAAAACATGTTAATCTGTACGTCAAAGTACATCCAGAGTTATTTTAGACAGGTGCACTTAATTATATTGATTGTGTACATGTAaacttaaaagtatataaatattaaacagttcTTCCAGATAATATAGTATTAATGAAATACAAGACCACTCAAGTGTGCCAAAAGAGAAAGCACTtctttcttaacacacttaagtacatttaaaaatgccAAATTAAAGGTTTCAATTTCaagaatattttaatgcattttaattattttttatcatgctttaaaaaaacactaacatactaaagtatttgtttttgtattttaaatgtttttacagaaatGACATTCATACGCCAACATGactaattatacatttacatatactaAGTGCAACTCTTAAGttcaattaattgcatttaatatacatataaactatattttaatcgCAAGTAACATTATCTTTAAgtccaaaaatattacattcagtTTGTAGGCTAAAGTTAACTCTTTAGTATCCTATATTAAATACACgttaagtgtacttctttttaaaAAGACAGGCGTCTTTAGCATTAAAACTTCCTTAAGTTGAAGTAGACTTATCTAGAAGACAACAAACGGCACATTATTCATAACACCTTActgaaaatgaacataataacACGATAATCCCTCCCAAAGCATGTGgtctaaaatatatttgattccatctcttacgaaaattaaccatggttttactacaaataaaaccaaaaaacatggttactgtagttaaacccaGTAACCATAAATTAAGCATGGTTTTGCagcactaaccatagtttaaccatggtatttgttgtAAAACCGTGGTTATACAAACTCAATATGCCCCAGAAAACATAACTACACTTTTACTACAGTAAAAACTTGGTTAATTTTCAGTTGAGAAACATCCAAACGCCCTTACATGAGACACGAAAACACAGAGACTTTCTTACTGCTCATGAATCCGGCTAAAATGCTCATGAATCCGGCTAAAATGCTCATAAAACAGCAGACAATTCAGAATCAGCACAATAAGCTCGTGCACTCACCATGTTTGTTCTGCGTTTATCTGTCGCGGCGGCGAATGTGTTTTCCTTCCTCTCACCGGGTGTGATAGCTGTCACTCTCCTTCGGTTGATCAGGAGGAAAACAGAAGCGGGCAGGCGATATGTGATCCGATCAGCTGACGCGAAAGGCAGCATGGGAAGCGAACGCAAGGTTCGCCGTGTTCCTGTTGACGACCAGCGCTATTGCGCAACTCGCGCGCAGCATTGAGTGTGTTGAGGACTCCAGCGAGAGACAGGAAACAGCACTGGAGCTGAAACCAAAACAAACTGAGCGGCGGAAGTCCATTATTGTTTGCTTAATGTTGGGTTTATGTctgatggaaataaataaaactccaCATCGTTACAACAAACCAACAGCATGGTTTAATCAAATAGaaaattaaagtgaataaatacACTGAAATACAAATAAGCATAAACGGATGGCATCCTTATCATTaattaatgggaaaaaaaaataatttgtgatgTTTATGATATTTCACAGCATCCCCAAGACAGCTGTtttaaaacagctaaaaaaaaataataataatcgtatAATATTGCAATATGCAATAACTGAAACATGAAAATAGAGCCCTAGAAGCTGCAGTTATAGgactgtctttatttatttagtattatttattttctaatctatctatctatctatctatctatctatctatctatctatctatctatctatctatctatctatctatctatctatctatctatctatctatctatctatctcagtggttttcaacctgtgggtcgcgttggtattgcaggtgggccaccAATTactattcaagattcaagatttttattctcacatacacaattatatagagcatatataaccagcagtgaaatgtgagtcaggtccgctccatggacagtgcaattattaaagaatacaacacacatgcaaatatacataaatatagctatgaaagaaggaaataaaactaaacaatacaaatataagaataaaatataaaaaagttgtatattgtagaattaaatatagaatggaaAATCAGGCTACGGAAGCACTTAGCTACTAGATGGCAACAAAGTGAAAAGATGCAGTTACTGGGGTTgatggagtccttgatgattttaataGCTCTGCTTTTgtagcgtttgaggtagatgtcctgcagagaggggagagcagaccctgagatgcgctcagctaagcgcacaactctctgctgGGCTTTGCAGtgttgactggagctgttcccataccacactgagatacactaaGTCAATACTCTATTGTCTATACGCTATTAAAAggaataataatattgttcatatatgtaaaaatgtctaagtcataacttaataacattatttaatatatatataattaaataatattttttattgtttaaatattaaatattaaatattaaactgaaactatgctcgctgattggtttaagaataaactgccaatttatcttatatatttttgctgcatatgtcACAGACACAAAGGGGATGCAGCCTGAATTTCCTGAATTATTTTCcattcattgccagttcattcaataaagacagttaacaatctagcggagtactaagttattaacgcAGCagtagaggtttttttttttcagtgggccgtggaaacatatgtgtttggttgtgtgggctatccttggaaggaaggaaggatggatggatggatccatccttccttccatccatccatccatccttccttccatccatccatccatccatccttccatccattcatccatccatctatccttccttccatccatccatccatccatccttccttccatccatccatccatccatccttccttccttccatccatccatccttccatccattcatccatccatctatccttccttccatccatccttccatccatccatccatccttccttccttccatccatccatccatccatccatccttccatccatccatccatccatccttccttccatccatctatccatccttccatccttccttccttccatccatccatccttccatccatccatccatccagcagAAGTATAGAAGCCTATTATCTGCATGTGTTTTCGACTCAAGCATTACATCATATCATTATGTATTCCCAGGAAGTAAAATAGGTTCGAGTTTTGATTGCATTGACATTTGTCAAATTTAGTCAGtcgaaattatttaatatttccatgAAGTATAGACTACATTTCAGATATCTTTGCTTTCATTAGACCTATAGCCTGaatcattacattttcattcatagTGTTTCTATTAGGACAATTAAACTATAGAcaattaaatatagaaatatgatAGGCCTTTTTACATTTCAGATTAATCTCTTTAGCCATAATGTTTTGTCTGTCATTGGTCATTCattgttgtaaaaataaaatttaaaatagtgacactcaaaaaaaaaaaaacctaataagaTTAAACACGCTGCGATTTAACGTTGTTCTTAACAGGAGCATCTTCCTCCGtcgttttcattttttaaataattgattaaataattgataataattcaGTGAATAATAGAAATATGAATCGTGTCGTCACTCGCTTTCGATTTCACTTTCTCAGGTATTCCGCTGCGGGAATTTCTTTCCCACAGTCCTCTGTAAGAGTCAAGGTTCACACGCAACCTgtccttcttcttctttaaaCCATGAGCCCAACCCTGAATAAACGAACAAACTAACATAACGAATAAATACTAGCCAACCCTACAAATGACCAAAGTGAAGGAACTATCAAAATACACATTATAGGCCTAgtagtaaacattttaataactgggataaaaaaaaaaaagcaaaaagcaaaaaaaaaaaaaaaaaaaaaaaaaatgcacaaaaaaactgccatgttttatttattaatttattatttgtttacgcTAGCTAAGGCAGCTTTGTTTGTTCGTCTATGTGGGTCCACACACTCTTTTTCGTTTTATTTTTCACTGTTTCACTAGCAATAGGGCGTGTGTGGTGTTGTTTACTCCGTTTATTCTAGTGTAATGTATTTGTGGTTATTATTTTTGTAGTGCATAAGAATTCCAGTGAGTGAGACACTGAGTTCCCACACTGACTCTAGAGCTGCTGCGTGACTGTGGTTCACCTTTCGCTCAGGTGTGCGCCGTTTACAACTGGAAAGTGAAATACCGGCTGCGATTCCCGAGGCGCGCGACGCTCATATAAACGGCGGAGAGAATGGAGGAGACACAGCTAAACACAGCAGCAGCTGATCAGTGCATCAAACCTGTGGCATCAGTCTTCTGGAGAACACGACACGATGGACCTTCGTTTGGTGCAGCTCTGTCTTCTTCTGTCCGCGTGCGGCTTCAGCTCTGTGCTGAGCTGCAGATGGATCCAACACAAGTTCCAGCAACACCACGGAGCCTCGGTGCATCTGATCAGAAAGCTGGTgagtttgacacacacacacacacacacacacaatgtgtattattattaattgagaGAGGAGGTATATTTGAAGAttacaatttagattttaatattttaacttttaattttattacatatgaGAGAGACTACTTAGAATAttggtactttaaaaaaaaaataattcaagatGAATATCACTGGATTGAAAAATCTTCATTATTACTTCATTTAGAAAAATTAccttaaaatgtatcaaatatgatccaTCCAAGtcatcattgcattgcattgtattTTGAAACTACAGAGCTTCGATTATGGGACTAAGCATTAAATATCATCTTAGTAAGACATATCATGAGAGATAAATGATGATACACTCGCCCTTTACAATTCATATAAtatacagaaaatacaaatttaacCTTAAaactaaatgtgaccctggaccacaaaaccagtcataaggctCAATTTTTGTCCTATTTGAGATTTAAacatcatctaaaagctgaataaataagctttccattgatatatggtttgttaggatcggaaaATATTTAGACGTttttgagggtgcaaaaaatctataTACTGAGAAAATaaattgcctttgaagttgtccaaattaagtttttagcaatgtatattactcatcaaaaattaagttttgatatatttatggtaggaaatttacaaaatatcttcatggagcatgatctttacttatatatcttaatgattttggcataaaagaaaaatcaatcattttgacccaaacaatgtaTGTTTTGGCTATTGCTATTAATTAttccccagtgacttaagactggttttgtgctccaggatcacaTATGCAGTTGTAATAGCTAATCAGAATTCTTTGAAACAAAGTTCCCGCCTGAATCTGTTCATTCTACTCAAAATAATTtcttcagtaaatctgtctctaaacATTTCGTAGGGTGAGAAAATCCGTAATGACCACGAGGACATCAACCCAATCCCATATGAACTGATCAATAACCACAGAACAGCAGAGGTTAgtaaaaattactattattattattattttaaaaagacaccATGATACTGTATGTGCTGTTGATTACGAATCTATATTcatatgtctttttttcttcttctcagccTGAGAAACAGATCCTGTTCGTCATTCAGGCTCTGGTGGAGATCACTGTCCTCTTTGACGATGCCGTCGTCCCCTGGGATGCTAAAAAACTGGAAGATTTCTTAGATGTCGTGCATGAGGAGATCGATGGACTGCACTCATGTGTGAGTACAGTGTGTGTATACTGCATGTTTAATACCAGCAGCATCAAGCCAGAGGAACTGATTGATTTCTCTCTCAATGCAGGGGGCTTACAAAATGAAGAGGAACAAAAAGCTGCATCTGTATTTTGAAAGACTGAGACACATGGCAGAAATGAACACGGTGAGATTTGAATATATAGATGAATCCTCAGCTGTGAATGTGTAAACTCATCTAAAGATGGACTGACTGTTGTTTTACTCTTTCAGGAGGACAGAGATCACAGCTGGGAGATCGTCAGGAAACGGGTCATAAGTTTCATGAACCAGCTGGAGTTCTTCTCCTTCCACACTCATGTTTAATAACTGGACCTCTTGAAgctttaagaaaaaagaaaaaaaatcagtgttaTTAATTAGTGTTTACTCTCCTTTTTTACTCCTTTGTTATTTTATACAGCTGTCTgcagtgtttatttattgtttttattgttttttattccttatgtttttttttgaagttatttatagcaaaaatgctacattttaataaattatttagaaatattattttgtgtaatttaatatattttatacattatgatTTAGCATACTAATATATAAAGATTATTTCCTTATTTATTAATTAAGTCTTATTTTTTAGCTGTTACAAAAAGGGCAAAAATGAAgtgattacaataaaaaaaaatatttttgtatttctggCATCAAATAAAGAACTTtgaatgttttaatacatttttgttaagttatttatgaaatttagaaaaaagtatataatcatatatatatatatatatatatataatcatatatatatatatatatatatatatatatatatatatgggtgtgtgtgtgtgtgtgtgtgtgtgtgtgtgtgtgtgtgtgtatatatatatattcctgtttgctgTACACTACATGACCTTTCAAATTTGTACAGATTTTaaagaaaaagttttaaaatttaaCAGTTCATTCCTtgattggaacagatttggagaaataaagcattgcatcacttgctcatcaatggatgctctgcagtgaatgggtaccgtcagaatgagagtccaaacagctgataaaaacatcacaataatccacaccactccagtccaacaattaagatcttatgaagtgaaaacaaGAAGAAACAAATCTGTCATTAAGGTATATAGAGGTGTAGTCTGAAGTCAAAAatagcttaatatatatatatatatatatatatatatatatatatatatatatatatatatatatatatatatatatatatatatatatatacacacatatattcttacaaaaacacagcttactgatggactggagaggtgtggattgcttgtggattattgtgatgttattatcaactctcattctgacggcacccattcactgcagaggatccattggtgagcaagtgatgcagtgctTCATTTCTGACAGAAATCTGTCTGAAATCTGAAGAAGCAAActttcatcttggatggcctgagggtaaacTACATGATGAAATTCTGTAAAATCAAATCTGGTTTTGACTGGTTTTGGTAAACACCTGGGCAAAGTCAAGCAGAATAtttcaaacataaaatatttgtagTGTGTCTGAATGGCCATAAGATGGAGCACTTTCCCTCCCTAAATTTACTCTTACAGTAGCTTTTTATTAGAAGACTGAACAGTCTTTATCTTTCTGACAGCCTTTCTGTGTTTCTCTcctttaataatatttgtattatccTGTCCTTCAAATGAAGTATATACTTAATCCATGCATGTAGTCCAAATGTGGTTTAAGACCACTCAGGAAATctgggagtttttttttaaacctgttttaaacacaaaacaaaattttattaaaaaaagttaaaaacaaaaattatgacaaaaaagaaaaatacattttagcattCTGTATTTTACTAATCAAACAGCAAATTTGCAACAAAGACAATGTTAAATCCTTGTACAGATGGTCAGGTGTTCTGTGCAGATGCTCTTTCGAAGACTTGTGGCATTAGTGCAAAGAAAATATAGCAAACATTTACCAAAAAAAGCTGCTTTGTGGAAAACACCTGCTATTCACATGCTTATTTGTACAGATTTGAAGTGAAAGCTCCCTTGAGCTTTAAACAGTTCCTTACCAATAGTATTTTTATAACCAAATAGAGAGCACCTTGTTATGAATGACTAGCAGATCCGGTGCATTCATACAACAGTCACTACCACATAATACACTGTACAGGAAAAGGAATATAAACTCGAATTAAAAGTGTAATACAgacaacaaacaagcaaaaaaaaaacacaagttgaATGTATTACAATGtctttaaatgtttgttattgtTGTATATGTCACATCCTCAAAAATAAACCTCAAGCCAATAAACATCATAATAATTTCATACTTTCCAAAGTTTGTTTTATAAGCATTTACTGTATTTGCACACAGCGACGTCAGTCTGCCTACATGTGACTTATCCAGCACAAACTGACAGGGGATTGGATGTCATTGCGAACATTTGTGTCTGGTGTTGATATCTGCAGATCAATTATCTGATGGATGGGTTTTTCTCACTCTTGGTATGGGTACTCAACTTCCCACGATGCATCTGTGGCCTGCTGAAAAGCAGAGATGTCCTCATACAGATCGCCACCACCACACTGCTCAACCGCGAGGCCCTGGacagcacagacacagacagcacACCGATGTTAGGCAAAGAAGAGGACGAAAATTACATACTATAAGTCTTGAGAAGCATTAATTATTaagattcatttattattataacaagaATAAAGCATTCTTCCATCAGGGAGAAAGGTCAGTATTTCATTAGTAATGAAGCTGAGGTGATAACAGTAGTGATAAACTGCTAAATGAATCACTGAAGCAGTTTATTTAACAATTCTATAACTCTGTTGTCATAACCTGCTGGAAAAACAAAGTAACATGCACAAAGAGTCcctgaaaaaatgtgtttttttttcttgtgtttcagtaaaatatcttgaaatattcataagatacatttacttaagaGGCAACATGACATTAAATAGTCttgttttctaaaatatatattaaaattaagtgACTTTACACTTCACACtttacactttacacaaaaaactacaaataaaacccgTTCTtccttattaaataaatgtattcctCTCACCTCATtagtagattgtgttttattttattttatgcatgaacTCACTTAATTTTGCTCACTTTAACTTTAAAAACCCAAAAAAGTTACTTAATGCataaacatcaacaaaaaataaaactcgttttccctttaaattaagttatttatttatttattattattatttaaaaatatttaccccactggcaaattgttttttttcttaacttaACTCAATTGAGATAACAAATATCTGCTAATGGGGTGAAACATAAATAAACCTTGTTTTcccctttaaattaagttttatttttatttttttcatattattattattttatttttttaccccacTGGCAGATTGCTTTCCTTTTTTATAAACTTAGATtagttttttccttttctttgatAAACTTACTTGATTTTGATAATTTTACAAATGTATCAGATTCGACAGCAACAAATGTCTGCTAATGGGGTAAgaagaataaacttttttttacctttgtattaagtttctttttttgtttgtttttatcctaTTTACTctaaattgtacattttagtaCCTAAAAGTGTTCTTGTTGACAAAGGTTCCACCCCAGTGACATCTTtcgtacctttttttctgagagtgcactGATGGACTGTTACAGCAATACTCTTGGAATGCCAATCAAAttctaattttcctttttttttaagtataagaaGTATAAATTCATGCATTGTGCATCACAACAGACCATGCGTGTCTTCACTTCCGGAAGTGAATGCAACAATAGCTGCAGAGCTCAGAGCTAAAAACTCAACCAACCGTAAACCAACACAATGACAGTAACAAACTAAGCAAATGAACCAAAACACTCGCCTCATATATGTGATTATCATCAGGCTCTTCGTAAACCGCATCTTCTTTTTTCTCCTGAAACACAATGAGAAACAGCTGTTAGATGTCAATAAAAATCGTAAAGGATACTTTACATGGATAAGTGCACAAATCAGTCTGTGGAAATGCAGTGGCCCATACCAGTCTGTAAAAGTAAACCAGAGGAACGATGATGCACAAAATCAAGAGTAAAGTCTGAAGGAAAATTATAAAATCTTTGACTCTCATTCTCTTCAAGATCTGGGGCTGAGTGTATCctgcaaaagaaaaagagagaaaaacacacgTATACAGGCTAGTGGAGAAAACAAGCGAAAAACATTGATAAACTGACACCTACTGTACACTATAAGCTCAGTTCCTGGTCCAAGTGTGCCGTTCAGTTTGCAAAAGTAAGTGCCGCTGTCCTTGGTCTCCACTTTATAAAAGGTAATGGAAGCACTTTCATTATCACTCTTCTCCTTTATCTTTATTCTTTGGCTGCTCTTGAGCTGGATTTTGCTATTCTGGCCTTTGAACCACTCTACATGAGTCGGCAAAGACTGATCTGTCAGAAAACAGTTTATCCACACAGTCCGACCCATCTTAACGGCAATAACTCGTGGCTTCTGGAACACATGGATATTTCCTTCAGCTGAAAAGATGAGATGGATGGAGagaaaaaatgcaaaacagagcCGGTTTAATATTGCAAAATTCATTTTCATGTTACCAGCCGAGGTAAAGCCAAGAAGCATGCTTTCATTATGAAAGACGCTAAACAGCAAGGATTATAAAACTGCATGAACGGTTTATTGCTATAAAAGGGTATCTGGCAAATGCAAACTTGTTTTGAAGCGATGGGACTTCCTCTTTCACTCACAGATGGAAAGGAAGAACAACACTGAAAACAACTGTATTATGCAAACTGTTATCCTGCAACTTTCAAATGTACAACAAAAATCATATGATGCAATCTTAAACTACTGCTATCCTAGTAAATTCTGTCCGGAACCTAAAAAGTGTGCCAAATGTTGCATTTCAGTACAGTAACTTAAGTAAAAGTCAAACACAACAGTATACAATATATACAGTTTTCAAGGTCTAAAGCTGTCATATTTACCTGAAAGGTAAATCAGCGCCATGACTAAAGATCCCAGCAGGAAGTAATGCATGATTCTTGATCCTGAAATATACCTCTCTAAGAAAGTGCAGAAGTTTGCGCAGATCACATagacagaagagaaggaagacagCTCCACCAGAGTGAAGGGTGAAGGGTGCAGGTCATGAAGACGATTCCGTTTCagagaaacatgcaaatcaaTACACTCATGCATCAAAAATTGAAGGAGCAAGTGAATCatcttaatgcaaaatataaagaCTGATATAGACTGCTTTACCATGTATGTACACACATGAGTAATGATAACCGTTTATGCATCACAAAACCAGATTAATATCTTGGCTGAAAATTACCAGTATGTTTTCTGTCTGTAGGCATTTCCTTTAACcctaaaacagaatgcaatgcgatgtttaattcaaaataaatgagaaaaccCCTTGTGAAGAACGAACatgaaacatttctaaatattaacaTGGTCAGCCTACATCAGGCTGCCTGTATTATTACAGACTTTCTTAGAGTGAATCATATgctcacaaaaaaagaaattagcCATTGCAACAAAGAGTTAAATGCAAAATCCCTGTTACATATATTGCCTTATGCAATAAACAATTACTTAAGAAGATTCAGCTGTGCAAATAATAGCTGCTACActgaaaaaaactatattttttttactcagaaattatcagtaaatgtaacaaacaacATCACTCaactaaacattacatttttgaagtaaaataaaataagagttagaatgttttactttaaaacacaTGCTATGTCAAACActagtcattagagtattagtagaccgTCTGCTTAAATATCTGCTAACacttattttaatgacattttactgACTATAAGTTACTTTGcaagtacactcttaaaaatagagGTTCCAAAAGGGGTTTTGCAGCAATGCCacagaagtgaaaaaaaaaaaaaaggttccatggatgtgaAATGTTCCTTATGGAACCACAAATGCCAAAGGAgaactcttattttttttataattgtgatACATGTCAACTTCCAGTCAGGTGTTTTGAGCGGCCCTCCAGGAGAAATGCTATGTGCACATTAATCTGGATcattttaagaacttttttttaatgttttctaaaaGTTGCACCTCTAACAGACCTGTGTGTGTTCAGGTCGCATTTACGGTCTAAAATGAATCATCACTTTTTGCCACAGGACAGCAAATGTTGTAACAATGTTGGTACCACCATAGATATGCATTAAAACAATGTGCATCACATGACTTAACATGAATAATGGTTTATCCAGCTATTTTTCTTTGCTGgacaaaatactatttcagtgtagatgaaaggccaaaaaaaaaaaaactttttcaaatgtATTCAGATTAATGTGGACGTAGCCCAAGACTGGACACCCttggtttattatattttatttattaattaaagttttGTTATATCGCAAAATAACAATAAAGTGTC encodes:
- the LOC113111976 gene encoding interferon a3-like, translating into MDLRLVQLCLLLSACGFSSVLSCRWIQHKFQQHHGASVHLIRKLGEKIRNDHEDINPIPYELINNHRTAEPEKQILFVIQALVEITVLFDDAVVPWDAKKLEDFLDVVHEEIDGLHSCGAYKMKRNKKLHLYFERLRHMAEMNTEDRDHSWEIVRKRVISFMNQLEFFSFHTHV
- the LOC113111975 gene encoding uncharacterized protein LOC113111975 isoform X1, with the translated sequence MHECIDLHVSLKRNRLHDLHPSPFTLVELSSFSSVYVICANFCTFLERYISGSRIMHYFLLGSLVMALIYLSAEGNIHVFQKPRVIAVKMGRTVWINCFLTDQSLPTHVEWFKGQNSKIQLKSSQRIKIKEKSDNESASITFYKVETKDSGTYFCKLNGTLGPGTELIVYRYTQPQILKRMRVKDFIIFLQTLLLILCIIVPLVYFYRLEKKEDAVYEEPDDNHIYEGLAVEQCGGGDLYEDISAFQQATDASWEVEYPYQE
- the LOC113111975 gene encoding uncharacterized protein LOC113111975 isoform X3, giving the protein MGRTVWINCFLTDQSLPTHVEWFKGQNSKIQLKSSQRIKIKEKSDNESASITFYKVETKDSGTYFCKLNGTLGPGTELIVYRYTQPQILKRMRVKDFIIFLQTLLLILCIIVPLVYFYRLEKKEDAVYEEPDDNHIYEGLAVEQCGGGDLYEDISAFQQATDASWEVEYPYQE
- the LOC113111975 gene encoding uncharacterized protein LOC113111975 isoform X2, whose translation is MQFYNPCCLASFIMKACFLALPRLKPRVIAVKMGRTVWINCFLTDQSLPTHVEWFKGQNSKIQLKSSQRIKIKEKSDNESASITFYKVETKDSGTYFCKLNGTLGPGTELIVYRYTQPQILKRMRVKDFIIFLQTLLLILCIIVPLVYFYRLEKKEDAVYEEPDDNHIYEGLAVEQCGGGDLYEDISAFQQATDASWEVEYPYQE